Genomic window (Dyadobacter fanqingshengii):
TAGTCTGACAATTGTTTGATATTCTCACGGCGCGCAGAAGCTGCTTTTAATGTATTGTAAGCATTGGAATGAACATTGTAAAAGTCAATGAACACGTTCAGTGCGAGTTGTACCCTGGTATAAGTAAATCCTTTGGGAGTCATGCAATCGGCTCCGGTACAATCATTCCATTTTACGCGGACAACATTGCTCAGAGGGAATTTGGACAATGTGTTCAGGCCATCGCCGAAGGGGACAGCGCCCTTGGTTTCAGTGCGATAGTTGTGAACATCATCTCCATCATACAACTGCGAATGATAATTGAAATCTTCCTGGACATGCACAATGTCAAAATCTTGCAGTTTTTTGCCAATAGCTGCAATGCTGGAAGCCCTGGGCGTTTTCGCGCTGCAAATGATTGCTGGCAGGCCCGCAATGTTATAACTGATTGCCGAGAACTGCCCTTCGGTTTCATCTTTCATGAAACTGTCCTTTCCGATCAGCAAGTCTGTCACACTTG
Coding sequences:
- a CDS encoding endonuclease, translating into MPNLCKNKRAFSLWGLFVLVLTCNSTERTNGSSVTDLLIGKDSFMKDETEGQFSAISYNIAGLPAIICSAKTPRASSIAAIGKKLQDFDIVHVQEDFNYHSQLYDGDDVHNYRTETKGAVPFGDGLNTLSKFPLSNVVRVKWNDCTGADCMTPKGFTYTRVQLALNVFIDFYNVHSNAYNTLKAASARRENIKQLSDYIRKHSSGNAVVLMGDLNGRYGFFYDNIQLLTTENGLQDAWITHQKRGKMPEALKIIPAANILNLTDSSETIDKIFFRSSPTIELKTISYSFLNRLFNNKEGLPLSDHHPVSAQFAWHLKPEHKHLSAHSDKAL